Within Dermacentor variabilis isolate Ectoservices chromosome 8, ASM5094787v1, whole genome shotgun sequence, the genomic segment CAGACTCTTCCAGACAACACAATATGCACGTTCGAGTTCCGGGGCCGCTCACGCTTTGACCGCGTCTGGCTCTACTTCACCAGTTACTTCGTACCAGACAGACAACCGTGGTCCAGTGTCGAAAAATGTGATGTAAGTCAACTGGAAATCTACGATTCTACTGCGTATGATACAGGCTTTGTGCCACCACCAGTACTGCAAGAGAGGTTACAAAATGGAAGACATACTGGAGAAAAAAACGCCAGTGATCACAGCGCTATTGCGGGTTTTGTGGGACGCTTCTGTGAGAAGTCAATGCCTCGCATCTGCAGCCACGCAAACGACTATCCAAGCCTTGTGCCACCACGTCCATGCAACGTAGAGACTGAAAGCTACCTGTCTAGCAGCCCGAGAATGGCTCTTTTGTATAGAGTCTTTGGCAATGACGATGTGACATCAAAGACGAGTTCCTTTGTTGCCCGCTACGAGTTCGTGGACACATCTCAGAACGGTGCGCCAGTCAACAAAAGTCAGTGCGATCGCGTCTTTCGCAGCAAAACAAAGTCACGTGGTCGCGTAGCCTCACCGAGAAATACATTTTTCTACGGTCGAGGGGGGCAACAAGACCTCGCCTGCACGTATCGCTTCCAAGGCACTTCTTCTCAACGTGTACGCCTACGGTTTGACAAAGTTTTCTTAGCTTCTGAAGGTTGCTCCACGGCGTACGATCCCACTCAGTTGCGCTACACTTGTAAATATGGTGGCCGGCACTTTGTGGCTGCCTTTGGACCGAGTGCTGGTAAACAACGGTATGCTGAACTCAGGATCACAGAATCGTGGTTGGCCATTTCCATACCAGCCGGCTGTATATGCAGCAACTCCACGTTTTTACCATCTCCTTTAGATGTCACATCGGTGGGCAGTGAACTGCTCCTCAGCTTCGTCATTGTTGGAATGACTGTTGATGAAGATTTCACAAACTTTGGATTTGAAGCGAGTTACGAGTTCTTGCCCCCAAATGACTGCGGTGGAGACACGGGGCTCTTACGAGGAATTGTTGGAGAAGCTTCACTGGCACTCACAGCCACTAGCAACGACGACGGACTCGGTAGTCCAGGAATGGGTGCGTATCGCTCCGGTGTATATAAGCGGTGTCGGTGGCTTCTTGAGGCCGCCCCAGAGAAATTCCTCTATCTGAATGTAATCGGGGGAAAGCGACAGTCTCGAAACTGCGGGGACAGCCGCCTGCTCGTGTATTCTGGTGAAGACTTCACGCACACTACGATCATCTGTGCCGACTCTAGTAGTCACGACGAAGCGCAGGAAAGCATAACCGGGGTCGACATTTTCTCACCTTCCTGGTCCAATGGCTCTAGCATgatgtcttcgtcgtcgtcgacaAGGCCGGAGCGTTTGCTTCTCGAAACCCTCTGCACGGGAAGTTCCACTCCGTTCAAGGTCAGGTGGATGGAGGTCACGCGGCCTTTCTTCAAATCTAACACTGGACAGTCGTTCCGGAACGTGGACTGTCTCTACGAATGCCCTGAACTGGATGCCTGCATTAGCCCTGAACTTTGGTGTGACGGAGAAACGCACTGCCCATCCGGTTACGACGAGGTGCCAGAGAATTGTACTCGGTTTCCTACGCTTCCTGTAGCGCTTGGTTGCGTCGGTGCTGTCGCCATATTTATTCTCGCATTTGCGACGCTAACACTGATGAGACGTTCTTGCCAGTTTCGCAAATCCAAAGCCGATGGCACAGCATCAGCAACTCGGCCTGTTGGATCAGAGGAAATGCCCATGGACAGCATATGACAGAAAGCTTCTGAGAATACGGAAGCTCAACAAAGTTACCGGATTGAGAAGGTCAGTGTCACgggcagcaaaataataaatggtggACATTCCTAGCAGATTGTGTTAATGTCATGAAAACAGGCGTTACATATCATGCGCATTAGCTTGCGTATCGCTGGCTGTGCAAGGAAGGTGCGAGAATTCAAAAGGGCGCCTGCAAGCTCAAATCAGCTGTCTTGTAACGGCGTCGATTTGTGTGCATCGTATGGGCAGTTTGGCGTAGTAGAGTGCGAGTTCTACAATTATGAACACGTACTTTTTTCAATCCGAGAGTGTACGGCGGATCATGCACATACCGTGTAACAATACGAACAATGTGTAGCTGTTTCGTTTATCTGCATTCTGAAGTGCTGTGCTGCCACAGAGCGAGGGCGTCTGTAGCGAGAACTGTAATAACAAAACCTAAAGGAAGGCGCTGTGGAAACCACTGTGGAAACTGGCGTGATGTGTTTTCTGATGTGATGTCCCTGAAATGTGGTATCTGACTCTGCATGCATTCCATTGTGTATTATAGCGAGTGACTGCATattccataatttattttttgatAGTTTCAGCAAATTTTGTGTGACCAAACCAATAATTTTTAAGTATTACTGCTTCTGTGGCACTTGAAAATATTTTAGCAGATTCACgaaattctttttctttgtcaataTTTGCGCGTCGTGAGGCAGTTGACCCTTGTCGCTATCTTCAGTTGCGGGACCGACCGTTGGCCAACGTGCAAGCGTTATTACATAAAGCAAGCTCTGTAAATGCAAATTGCGTAGAAAATACTTT encodes:
- the LOC142590701 gene encoding uncharacterized protein LOC142590701 — protein: MTELPQYRRASLVVQVVLCACFCLQPLGTKGRAETSPACKLYEFSCDNGKCVGPNRYCDGTDDCGDGSDEPVACSNCNRTYYGQHGAKYALRMTEPFQRHLSFVCRMEFVAAGGEMGDLVEISFLSFQVGFYHRASNSSPSCLQGHMQVSEELERNALAVTKQPYVLQALLLTKERLHHRSHHNTIARPASPDRGSSPQVPHVNISPLEFGGFCGSLVGRSAAFYSSRPNVSLTVTFPVTSTMNMATAGVFLTYRFLKRAESHRDSVYYGDKVAGSYCDRVLTNCHEQNCRVRSPNYPGFYLRNVTCTYHVHQTYSPPGRVAQIVFHQKNEYKISIHSGLANAGGILALTTECAGDVVQILDGARGSERDAVVLLQFCGSGQLPEVISSGPDATVRLVSVPFQQLLDSRVEMDVSVRFIDPTEFRLVGRSCKFVVDSSERRSGIIYTPRQTLPDNTICTFEFRGRSRFDRVWLYFTSYFVPDRQPWSSVEKCDVSQLEIYDSTAYDTGFVPPPVLQERLQNGRHTGEKNASDHSAIAGFVGRFCEKSMPRICSHANDYPSLVPPRPCNVETESYLSSSPRMALLYRVFGNDDVTSKTSSFVARYEFVDTSQNGAPVNKSQCDRVFRSKTKSRGRVASPRNTFFYGRGGQQDLACTYRFQGTSSQRVRLRFDKVFLASEGCSTAYDPTQLRYTCKYGGRHFVAAFGPSAGKQRYAELRITESWLAISIPAGCICSNSTFLPSPLDVTSVGSELLLSFVIVGMTVDEDFTNFGFEASYEFLPPNDCGGDTGLLRGIVGEASLALTATSNDDGLGSPGMGAYRSGVYKRCRWLLEAAPEKFLYLNVIGGKRQSRNCGDSRLLVYSGEDFTHTTIICADSSSHDEAQESITGVDIFSPSWSNGSSMMSSSSSTRPERLLLETLCTGSSTPFKVRWMEVTRPFFKSNTGQSFRNVDCLYECPELDACISPELWCDGETHCPSGYDEVPENCTRFPTLPVALGCVGAVAIFILAFATLTLMRRSCQFRKSKADGTASATRPVGSEEMPMDSI